The Kineococcus rhizosphaerae genome includes a window with the following:
- a CDS encoding transposase, translating to MWVLVGHAAEVAGDREAYPSDLSDAEWELIEPLLPKQGRMGRPRQDL from the coding sequence ATGTGGGTCTTGGTAGGGCATGCTGCTGAGGTGGCTGGCGATCGTGAGGCGTATCCCTCTGACCTCAGCGATGCGGAGTGGGAGCTCATCGAGCCGCTGCTACCCAAGCAGGGCCGGATGGGTAGACCGCGCCAAGACCTG